From Dermacentor albipictus isolate Rhodes 1998 colony chromosome 8, USDA_Dalb.pri_finalv2, whole genome shotgun sequence:
TGACCCTCTGCGCTTGCATATGTCAATTCTATATACCTTACTTCCCGGTCCAAGAAGCGCCTGCTTAGGAGTTAGCCCAGCACATGACACCTGAAGTTCAACTTTCAGAACAGGGGGCGCCTCCACTATCCCAGACTACCCTAAAGaatagttcagcacaatgcgttggcgggctagttggtgtgaatccatgaatactttgtttagcgcaaaacaacagacacaagaaagacgaagttaagagtagtgccttgtcctgtcgtctttcttgtgtctgttgttttgcgctgaACAAAGTACTCTAAAGGAGAAAGGTGCGCTTCAAGAAACTCAAACTCAAGAGCCACCGAACTATCATCCAACAACAGCGCAAACGCCGGCAGTGATATCCCAAATTTCTTTAGCATTAGCTGACGGAATAGCCACAAACAGTACCACTGCATGATCTGACAGCACTTGAACCGTCAACATCACTACGTAGAGGTCTTCAACCTAGAAAAGCATTGTGGCCTAAAGGTAGTCGTTCTAAATTTCGTAAACTATACAGTGTATGTGTACCACCATGACAATTACACGTTAGATGCGCTATGAACATAAAGGGTAAGCAATGAATGGTGATGCACTAAAAAGCGTCAATACTAGCAGCACTACTGCCTAACCACAAACCTTCACGCAAGGGCCTGGTAGCACTGTCGCAGCAGCAACCTCTTGTGAAAATATGGCCCACGATCTGCAGGGCTTATGACCTACTGTGTACTAATGTTAACTACAAAGCTTAATACTACCTTCGTGGTAAAGAAATGGTTCTCTATCAAGAATTCCTGAATGAAGAGCAATGTGATGCATGTAGGGTAAAGGAAAGCACTTTTTACGCAGGTGGTTGTCCTTCCCGACATTGTAGCAAAACATGCATGACTGTGAGGCTCTCACCACAACTACCACAGGCTTTAGGATCACCACCCCTCAGGAAATGAGTGTGCGTGCGATATGTATGTCCTAGCATGGGTCAACAAAAGCGGACTTCAGTTCATCGTGCTTACGTTACAGAGCTCCAGAATGCGAAATACGTGCTGATAACGTGAAGTTTAGTTTCTTTGCCCCACATACGTTGTCAATGGCCCTTTAATTTTCAGCGTAAGCTGGGTCCATCGGGTTGGGAGTCGGACTTGCTAGCTGGACACGATACCGCTTCGCCACACAGGCAAGCATGCAAGGTGCGAATATAAGCAGGGGTTAATATGTATGCCATGTGGTGTTTCAAATTAAGCAGTATTTGACGATTGTTCGCTCTGAGTGTCGGCATGTTGTCGCGATATATATAAAAAACAGCGATCTGCTGTTCGCCAACATAAAGCTGTATTCGGTGACTTTTCAGTGCCACCatgcggctgctgctgcctccCACCTCCACTGCACTCGAATTACACCGCTGTTCAACAGACGGTGCGCGAGCTTATGCAAGCATTGTTCCTCATTTATGTTTTCAGCGTCCAACGTGCTGCAGTCAGTTCTGCAATGGATAATGTGCCCGCTTtgtctttggtgtcgtgtgctgGGCCGTCGTCGGTACCTCATGCTGGGCCGTTTTCTAAAGCGTGTGATACCACCGGCTGCGAAGATGCGAAGATGCCACAGATGCGAAGATAGCGCAAACAAATGCTGATCGCACAAATCGGCAGCGTTGTGGGCGACGCGCAGACGTCGAATTGCGTGCGCAGGAAGCTGTGGCAAAACACCAGAAGCAAAGTCTTCAGTCTGGCACTCAAGCCTGATGCCTTCAGCTAGTGAAGAAGCGTTCGAACGgttttctgggctaatgaactgtgaggccaggctcccaagatatTTGCTTCTGTGAATGGCCTATCGTTCACTCTATTCAAGGCACATAGGCGTGTCAGATGTTGGTTATAAATGCGAGAACAGTGCCACAGAAGATTACTAACGGTCTCCTCACATTTGCACTTGGCCCACATCAATGAATCCACCATTCCCATACGATAGCTGCAGGAATTAGTGagtgctactcctacccacagccgacacagcagagttgcgtcacgtcgtgaaaggtttgctggtaatttcaGTTTCAGTGATCGGTCGAGGCTGTTCTGTATACGCGACAGTTATAGTTCTGTAGTGCTTGCCAGTAACTGAACGTGaaggtacgagcgagactgcgaacctctcttgcagcgtctactctcgaaAAAGACATCCTGTAACTAACTTAGTGCGTGTGAAACTGCgatatagactcatgttttctctctctctctccctctttcactccacCTTCCCCATCCTCACGTGCAGGGTAGGAAACTgggctcagtctggttaacctcccggcctttccttcctccattctctctctctcgcccacAGAGGCGATATCTCGCATCGCAATGACTGTGTTACGCAGTGACTGTGTAAGGATAAAAAACACTGAAGAGAACAGTTAAGCTATCGCGTCGTACCCTTAAAGGCTCAGCTTAAGTGTTCCCATACATTTTAATAAGCTCGTTGTTCTTAGGGATTAAGACTTGAGATATCTGATGCCAGCCGATCATGGCACACTTTCCAGAGCCTCAAAAACCCGTGTCACATTCACTTTCACTTTCGCTTTATCTCCTTAAAGATCCCAGTGGGAAGTGCTACATAAGGAGTGGGTCAAAAATAATATGAAATACAAAGAATATAAAATGAACAATATTATTAGGCGTAATGTGAGGCAAGTGCTTCTATGAAGGAGGATGAGCTGGGCCTAAAAACGATGCTTTGCgcaaggccattccagtctttgGCTGTTCTAGGGGAAAAGAAGATGGAAAAGTGAAAAGTACGCGGGTGGACGAGCTGGATACGCGTGATGGTGGCAAGATATATCGCGCACGATTAAGTACGTTGTGGCAAAATTTATGAAATAAAAATAAGCTGGCAATTAAACGGCGATGGGAAAGGGTTTGTATGCCAGATTCTGCTTTTAGCGAAGTTACGCTGATATTATGAAAAAGCGGAGTGAATCAACCGGATGGCATGATTCTAAAATTTTCTAGTGCGCTGATGAGGAAATACTTGCGAGGACTCCAATAGGTTGATGGGTATTCTAGTCTGGGTCATGTAAATGTCTTATGAGGTAATAGTGTCACATGCTTTGGAGCGTTCTTTAAGTGACGTCGTAAGAACCCAAGTGATTTGTTAGCTGATGAGACCAGGTTAGCCACGTGCACACACCATGTAGCCGGTGTGGTCACCGTTGTGCTCTATTCACTGGGTCATCCAAACGCGGTAACAAATGATCACTGGGCATCGTGTTTCTCCAAAGGATAAGTTAAAGCACTGCACATCTGAGGTCATGACTTCTCAGGTTTCGATAGCAAATGAAGCGAAACGAAAGGACTGACGTTCAGACTCCGAGTGAAACGCATGACCGTTCGTTATCTGTGACAGCAACTCAACGAGCCAGCATCCGTGGCCCTAGCCCATGCACTACAGGACATCATCTTCTTTATTTTCGAACACACAAAGGAAAGGTATTAGAGATGTACGTAGAACGCATTGCTGTGAGCATATTGTACAAACAGTAAGCAAACACTTTATTGAGCATTTACAAGGCTGCTTGCAGAACTTCGTGCCATTCCTTATTCCACAGATCAGGTACAAAATTCTTTCCGACAGATTCCTCGATTTTCGAAACGGTTCTTCTCAGTTGATCTTGCGTGAAAACTTCTTTCCAGGCTCCAACTTCAGGCCGGCACACCAGGCTGAATGTTCCATCGCCGACGTCTCTTTCCGTTAGCCCAGAGGAAGCAAGCGCTGGGCTGCGGAACATCATGGCAACCATTTCACGAGTTTCTATCTCAAGAATAGTTCGCAGGAACGCAGGTGTACTATGCTGTACAATCGTGGCGAGAAGCCCGTTGTCCTTCCGCAATCTATGGAGAAGCAAAATTGAATTGCAGAAGTGTAAGCGAGGAAGTGATGCAGTGGCATTACAAGTCAGCAAATATAACAATTGCTGAATTTAAAAAAAGCAAACGTTAAGGTTAGCGTCTTTATGAATAATGTATCTTGCATTGAGAGCTTCTTTCGTACTAATATAGCGATTCCATGTTCGATATGGACAACCTATTCGCTCTTATTAGAGCGTTCCTAAGTACAAAGTTTTGAATGTCGGCCAAACTTCAAGTGCCTTGTACCTCTAGCAGCCGCTCAAGTAGGTGATCGTCGTAAAACTGGCATTTTTACCCGAGCATCAAACACTGAAAGCGGTAACAAAATCTAATATTCCACTTTGGGTCTTCGCACGCTCAGCGAGAAATCTGCTTCGCCTAGGTCTACACTGGCAGCGGGGTTACAGGCGTCGCACATCGATGGTGCACGAGGTGATAACAAACGAAAAACAGCGGCATTTGCCATCGCTTATTGAAAGTATTAGACACATTTAGCTTGACGTTCGCTATCCGGTCCGCTCAAACCAGTGTGCATCACGGTCCGGTATACGCACATAGTTCATGAGTATGAGCGATAATGTGCGCACGCACCATGCTCATTCAGGCAGCGCCAGTCAGGACTCTCTACCCTGGCTGCTAGAGAGCACAGTGTGAGTCGGCATTCACTAGGCAAATTAGTTGTTACAGCCAAACGTTGTTCGTGCCTACTTCAATACTTCACTGTGGCACCGGCAACAGTGCAGACGCACCTCGATTCTTGGCTTAACTGCGACAGAAACAAAGACGCACAATCTACAAAATTATGTCACCTTGCTTTCGGGCATTAGAAAGTTAGGTACACATTTCTGCTAAGTAGAAGCTTCAAAACAGATCCGACTCTACACGTCGACCACAAAGTCGGGATAATTTCACAGGAGTGACAAAAGCAGCAGCACTGAACGCACCTTTCGGCGTACGTCTCTCCAAGAAAGTCAGCCAAATCTAGCACAGTGGCTGCAGTGTCGCTCATCACGCTTTCGTAAGTCATGAAGAAGACGTTAGGCTCCCTTCTTCTCGTGTAGCCAGAGAGAACGTGCTGAAAGTAGCAGCCATTTGTAAGGGAGCCTTCGAGAAACATATCCAGAAACTCGTCGAATGTTTCTCTCATTGGGCGAAGCGGCATTTTCTGGTTCATGATGTACTGCGAGTAGCAAGCGTCCCACGGGTTACGTGCGACGTACACGTACTTGGCATCGGTGCTGACGACTATCTTACCCATGCGGATGTGCGTTCGGAACAGCCGGGCACAAGACTTCTCTCCTGCCCAGTTTCCACCGCAGTCCTCAAGAAAGGGCGCCCTCGAACTAAACTCGCGCAGGTCTTTGGCGCAATGCCCCTCGTGTACTATGAGCTGTATCATCTGCTGCATCATCTGCATGCCGCACTTTGGGTACACAACCTCTACGATGTCTCCGTCCCGCGGCTGGAACTGGAGCGCCTCTCGCACCTTGTCTGGATCACGAAAGAAGATGTAGCGCTCGCCGTCGATAAATTGAAACATGGCTGGCAAGCTTTCAGCGGCCATGGCGCGGTGTACCTCCTGCGCAGAGCATAAAATATTGATAATAAGTCTGAGCTATCACCGTATCACCCCTATGTGCTTCGGTAAGTGCAGTCGCAACACAGAAAACCTCAGCAAAAGGCCCACGCCGCAGCGGCATTTGAAAAACATTTGTGTGCTTCCTCAACAGCTTCGACCTTGTGTACAAAGCCGAAGCGTGAAAACTGCCTTTAACATTCACAGCGGCTTGATTGCATGGCATAAATATTGTATTGCGTAAGAGATTCCAAACAATATAGAAAAACGTCCAGAAAAATGCGGCAAGCACTGCGTTTATGCGGATCAACTTTGGCTTTTCAAACAATGTACCAAATGGTCGACCAAATTCACACCCGGGCACCCTCCTTGAAGAAGTGATCTGCCTCATATATATAAACTTCGAAACGAGTGAGGCCCTTCATTACCTCGTCAGGCATTGTTTCTAATACCACATAATAATGCAGGAACCAAATCACCCAGTAGTAGTCGTATGTATGACAATAAATACAAAAGTGCATATGTCTAACAAATAATTATTAAGTCACTAATCAGTGCCAGTAGTGGATGTTCCTTCTGGCTCGATTATAAATGGTCACAAACAAGTGTATGTTCACAACGATGGTATTTATGCTTAACTAGACATTGTTGCTTTTATTTCGATGTCAATTATACGGAGACTACAGGCCCATTTTCACCGTCGCCCTGATATTCCGTAGAAagttcaagtgcgataacatGATGGCTGCGCGCCGCATGCTGCGTGTGCAGGGGAAAGCGTGCAAGAGTAAGCTGAAGATGCCATCTCAATCTCACGCGCGCATGCCTCGGTAGTGGGTGGGgttactccggcggcggctgcgtatggcgtggcACAACGCGGCCGCGCGGGCTCTATATTGTAAGCGACGTGCAATGGGGACAGTGTCTGGGCGCGCCGACGGCTGATATCTTCGTGTGCGCTTTGTTCTCACCGTTTAGTTCGCGCTGTAGAGATAGGCAGCGCGAAAGtctattcgctcgctgctgctgccactcttccttGCGCCAGGGTCTTGCGAGCGAGTGTTCGCGGTtatcgagtcagatgtgttcctgtatgtctgtgcgcgcgtgacaccatgcttgttaacttagcgGATGTGCACCAGTTTACACGATAGATAAACCTACTATGCtagcttcgtatagctgtctaataatttgctacagcaatcggtgcttcaccttcCGGGCAATGCTGCGACTTTTTAGCCGACGCTTTTTTCGTACAAGTTCGTAGCCTTTCTCTTTCGCAACATTCCAAAATCTCAGCCATATAATGAGCAACAGATGGCCCTTCGTGAAGCAGGCTGACTAGCCTGGACTAAATAAAGTGCGTCCAAGTACACACATAGAACACCTGTAACAATTTAGTGCTCAGTGCTGAGTTGAAATGGGGCACTGACCTACTATCTAACAAAAAACCATCGGTAATTATTAGTACATCGTACTGTCGTCTAGAGAATAGGTCTGTAGGCAGGCTGCCGTACGCTAGTCATTTAATTATGAAATCTTTATTTTTTATATCACAGGGCACTTGTGCTTCGGTAGCACATGTGAACTTGATAGGTTTCCTGAAAAATATTTTTGAGAGATATCTCCTCAGAAAAAACCTTATTTGCCGTTATTAGCCGTCAACCGCCCACTTCAAGTATGCGTTCATATCTTGTATACTTCAGGTACACGGTACCTTGAGGACCAAAAAGAGGGAGCAAGATGCTCTTAAACTGTTGAATAAAGTCATTCTGATTGGTTCCCTGCCACTGCGCGAAAGCCACTCAATTTCTCACCAACATTCCCGGCCGCAGTAAGTAAAGTAACGTTCATAAGATGATTCCATGGCCCGGTGCCCTCAATTGTTACAGACGGATACCGAGCCCCATAGAGGGAGCGTAGGAGTCGTAGTCGGGAGCTTAGACAGCAGGGAAGGGCCCAGAAGAAGACACTATGCGATCGACGTAACCAGTAACAAGAATTTTCAATTACACCGCTACGGAGCGCCCAGCTCTACAACTTTTGTGTCGGCGAGCGACTCAAACACACTTTCTCAAGGCTGTTCGGTGGGGACGTCTTTTATAGCATTTACAGAACGGGTTCGGCCAGGAGAAGGAGGGAGCAAACGCTGTCCACCCTTGTGGCCGCTGCTCAATACATGGAAGTCATTCCCGTGGATTCTTCAAGCTTCACTAGCGCAGCAGAGAGAAAGGCACtgacgcgcacacacgcacacaaagacgCCACCTAGACGAACAGGAGAACATGCGAATGCGCACGCAAAGTTTAACCCCCTCACTAATTGAAGGGAGCGATGAAGGGAAAGTGAGGAGCTCGATTTTGTTATTCATGACTATACAAAACCCACGGGAGCGAGGCCCAGGAGACCATAGGGGAAAGTAACTGTGGTTTAAATTTGAATGTAGAAAATATTTGAAATGAAAGGGAAGGTGGACGAAAATATAACTTGTCACTGATGGGTGCCctacccacaacctccgcattacgcgtgcttgGCACTACCAATTGCGCTACGGCTACGGCTATCAGTTCGTCACTAActtgggtacttatgtttatTAGACCTAGCCCTAAAAGTGTTATCTCCACATCAGCCCACCTTTGCTCCGAGTGGCACTGACTAAGATTCCTAGGGCCTGATATATGAAACATAAAAACTTTAGTGGACGAATTggtagccgtcgccgtagcacaattggtagtccAATGCACGCGTAATGCAGATGTTGTGAGTCCGGCTCCCACCGACAAGTTACCTTTTCATTAACATTGACTTCCCCTTTCTTCGCCGTTTTCTGCATTCCCATTTAAAAAGTTCGtttcccgatgctttccttggctccTTTGTCTGTTGGGTTTATGTGTTCACTGAATGGAGGCAGCGTTCACGCGCACACGCAGGCATCACGGCGTCGCACGCACAGCACAGAAGGAGGCGAAAATTGCCGCACAAATGCTAACTTCTTTGAGCCGTTGCGGCCTCCTAGGATTATTGCAACAGTCGCGGGTGGCTCAGCGTGTTTCAAAGCGTGGCATTGGTGACATGATACAAATTCTTCCACCAGAGTCCAGTCGTGACACCATATTACCGTCTTTCATTTTTCACACGTTCTCCGTTCTCATTTAATTTTGCCTTAAGAGAGTTTCGAGGATAATGATCGGCTGATTCGCGTTAAAGGGCAGCTCCGGCGATTTTTAAGCATATTAGAATGTTGTCATTCTCAAATGGCGTCGACAGTCCTGTCGCCGGTGAAGTGATTCAATTTGCTTATAGAGACTCGTCAATAATTTTAAATACACAAACTAACGGCGGGCCTAAAGCAAAACGGGTAGCTGCTTCAGGTGTCTTCAACAATGAGTCGACGACGTCCGAGCCTAGAAAGCCGCAATGTAAAAGGCGCAGAACGCATGGTAGACACGTGCTGCACGTGGTGCTAATACGCAAAAATCAAATTAACGATGTCTCCCGACGACACGGGCACCTTATTTGGCTCTTCCGAACTAGACAGCGGTGATTTCAGTGACGATAAAAGCACTGAAGAATCGCCGCTTGCTTTTGAACCACTGCCGCGGGATGTAGATGACCTGCCCCAAGCTCAACGCATTGCGGCACGGTGAAATGAAGGGTAAGCACTGGTCATCCCGTTTGCTTTTTGCTTTTGCACCAAGTTATTTAAGGTAATGACTGCTGTCACCTGAACTTATGTAGATGTACGTGCGGTGAATGCCTACCCTCCCGCAGAGACAAGCTGTTACTCTGCCGAGGTGTGCCCGTCATTTCATCAATGCTCGATGGCATCAGTTGCATTTGTCAGCACAGGATCTTCCCGTAGCTTAGCATTATCGGCGCGCTTTTCGAGAGGAGCGCACGCCAGCGAGGTTTTTCTAACCCTAATTAACTTGAAGGTCTTGATTTAAACAGGTTAGTGCGCTGCCTTCTATTGGTTTTTGTGTACCCGAGTGACGTACTGTGCCCTTATGAAAATAGGTTTAGAGTTCCTTcagaactcctaatgagttcctataGCGTGAAAAGGGACTCTAGAGAAACTCGCGATTACAGAGTCTTCTGCAcagaatctctataagaagtctaaaGAAACATGTCCAAAGAAATTAGCCATTCACTCACAACAGATCTGCAATAGAGGTTGTATTGACGTCACATAAACTGAATTCTATAAAGcaatttttatagaatgtcttcAAAGCTTCTAACACGACGTGTCTATAGAGTGGGCCTCCATTCACCCTCTATAGACGTTCTATAGAGGCTGTACTGATATCCCATGTAgtaaattctataaaataatgtctacactacgtttttaacacttctaatgtgTCTTGTCTATGgcgctcttgcattgcccagggggcgctgcgaaaaaggtgatAAAAAGCGCTCTCTGTCCAAAAAttggtcgtaccaagctcggtcgtctgcttcggaaagcacgtttacaatatggaccagccactttcggttgtgttgtatcacggcctgcagcaaatatcgggcgccgaaggtTTTTTTCatgggtggcacgctgcgtaaaggcaagaaattatgcagtgcccaatacatgtacgccgttcaagaattaagcggcaatgttttagcgcggtgtcaatcgcaagtgaagcgagtcgcgtacgaagtggaacttcaggtaaggtttgcacgctgctagattcaggagcacaaacgcgaggaaatgcttgctataaatgaatccgcAGCACCGGTAAgcacatcatgtgtacggaactgctcgagaacacgacggtacgcgccgcgatgtacgaactgttcgagcgcacgatcgtacgcgccgcgacggcagcggtctttcgacatgccgcgaaacggcgggcctcctgcaatctttgttgactgcatgccgctaaacaagtagttatgcctgcgttgtagtagcggccatctgtcctttttagGAAATGGTAATAACTGATggaatgcatatgagctcgcacgtacgtgcgaatcgcgctgcagcaaGAACTCGTGCGCAgctcgcttgacgtagcttttaatgacagcgctcgaacatcgatctgctgtaatcaatactacctttcTGCGCTGCCTCAatatgctggcttgaggtcaagtatgagcacatttaactctctagcctgtgctgctcgtagtggggtagtgaattgtcaccgaatcagcccggccatttgtggtcatttgcacacacctggtcacttcaccacttcgcatcggtcgaattgttaattaaTCGCTGTGACCGGGTCttgaatcgtgaattaccagccacgcctgctgctatgtcggtctgcggTCGGGACTgcaggtgcaaaagaccgaaatttagaacgccgatattcaagcaagcttcaagacaggcgaagcagtcagcatggcgcgaagtttcgcttactcatcgcgacgaactgcagctatgcagcgcgcccgtcgCTCCA
This genomic window contains:
- the LOC135910193 gene encoding sulfotransferase ssu-1-like produces the protein MAAESLPAMFQFIDGERYIFFRDPDKVREALQFQPRDGDIVEVVYPKCGMQMMQQMIQLIVHEGHCAKDLREFSSRAPFLEDCGGNWAGEKSCARLFRTHIRMGKIVVSTDAKYVYVARNPWDACYSQYIMNQKMPLRPMRETFDEFLDMFLEGSLTNGCYFQHVLSGYTRRREPNVFFMTYESVMSDTAATVLDLADFLGETYAERLRKDNGLLATIVQHSTPAFLRTILEIETREMVAMMFRSPALASSGLTERDVGDGTFSLVCRPEVGAWKEVFTQDQLRRTVSKIEESVGKNFVPDLWNKEWHEVLQAAL